One segment of Bacteroides caecimuris DNA contains the following:
- a CDS encoding transposase family protein: MKTSSSQTIDPVASLSLFLPSGILDYFTLVNHVSQDTCFILYLEEKATIPSEYSDLHLHSKGFLPEIEVQDFPIRGKAVYLRIKRRRWEDPSTGQTYSRDWSLVATGTRITAEFGAFLKELLG; encoded by the coding sequence ATGAAAACATCCTCTTCCCAAACGATTGATCCTGTTGCTTCTTTAAGCTTGTTCTTGCCTTCAGGAATCCTTGATTACTTCACCCTAGTCAATCATGTATCTCAGGATACTTGCTTTATTCTTTATTTAGAGGAGAAAGCGACTATTCCTTCCGAGTACTCTGATCTCCATCTTCACTCAAAAGGTTTCCTCCCTGAGATTGAAGTTCAGGACTTCCCTATCCGTGGTAAAGCCGTTTATTTACGTATCAAGCGTCGTCGCTGGGAAGATCCATCCACCGGGCAGACGTATAGTCGTGACTGGAGTTTGGTAGCCACCGGTACTCGCATAACCGCTGAGTTCGGTGCTTTTTTAAAAGAATTACTTGGATAA